A single window of Candoia aspera isolate rCanAsp1 chromosome 3, rCanAsp1.hap2, whole genome shotgun sequence DNA harbors:
- the GPR61 gene encoding G-protein coupled receptor 61 gives MEPSLPTPWVRNPSRIRRLLQTSQSSMLFNSSLDTKPRDVASESVGLFFMLLIDLTAIVGNVAIMTVIIKTPALRKFVFVFHLCLVDLLAAITLMPLAMLSSSTFFDGTVFEDAICHTYLFLSVCFIAMCILSISAINVERYYYVVHPMRYEVKMTVSLVICVLVGVWIKAVVMSIIPILGWLSQDHINRSPVYNGQTCTLQWSRSAYCKFFVIFFAVFYFLLPISIILVVYCSMFKVARVAAMHHGPLPTWMDTPRQRSESLSSRSTMVTSSGAPRTTPQRTFGGGKAVIILLAVGGQFLFCWLPYFSFHLYSVLSSHFPGQQTENVVTWIGYFCFTSNPFFYGCLNRQIRGELSKHLTCFFKQPPEEDLRLPSREGSIEENFLQFLQGTGCHAEARNALTQPSPKRDQATIDFRIPGQIAEETSEFLEQHMNSDITVSDTYIRASRSPKPEL, from the coding sequence ATGGAGCCTTCTCTTCCCACCCCGTGGGTGCGGAATCCCTCCAGGATCAGAAGACTGCTTCAGACATCCCAAAGTTCTATGCTTTTCAATTCTAGCCTAGACACCAAGCCCAGAGATGTGGCCTCTGAGTCTGTGGGTCTCTTCTTCATGCTTTTGATTGATTTGACAGCCATTGTGGGCAATGTAGCAATTATGACAGTCATTATCAAAACCCCAGCACTGAGGAAGTTTGTCTTTGTGTTCCACCTCTGCTTGGTGGATCTTTTGGCTGCTATTACCCTAATGCCTCTAGCCATGCTGTCCAGCTCAACTTTCTTTGATGGCACAGTCTTTGAGGATGCCATATGTCATACCTATCTCTTCCTGAGTGTTTGCTTCATCGCCATGTGCATCCTTTCAATCTCAGCTATTAATGTAGAGCGCTACTACTATGTGGTGCACCCCATGCGCTATGAGGTCAAAATGACTGTAAGCCTGGTCATCTGTGTCCTGGTTGGTGTCTGGATCAAGGCAGTAGTTATGTCCATCATCCCCATCCTGGGATGGCTTTCCCAAGACCATATCAATAGATCCCCAGTCTACAATGGACAGACCTGCACCTTGCAGTGGAGCCGAAGTGCCTACTGCAAGTTTTTTGTgattttctttgctgttttttaCTTTCTCCTGCCTATCTCTATTATTTTGGTGGTCTATTGCAGTATGTTCAAAGTTGCCAGAGTAGCTGCCATGCACCATGGCCCACTCCCCACTTGGATGGATACCCCCCGGCAGCGGTCAGAATCTCTTAGCAGTAGGTCTACAATGGTGACTAGCTCAGGAGCCCCTCGAACTACCCCTCAGAGGACGTTTGGGGGCGGAAAGGCTGTCATTATCCTCCTAGCAGTGGGGGGACAATTCCTCTTCTGCTGGCTGCCATATTTCTCCTTCCATCTCTACTCGGTGCTGAGCTCCCATTTCCCTGGCCAACAGACAGAGAATGTGGTCACTTGGATTGGCTATTTTTGCTTCACGTCCAATCCTTTCTTCTATGGGTGCCTCAACCGACAGATCAGAGGAGAGCTCAGCAAGCACCTCACCTGTTTTTTCAAGCAACCGCCGGAGGAGGACCTCAGGTTACCAAGCAGAGAAGGCTCCATTGAGGAGAACTTCTTGCAATTCCTGCAAGGGACAGGTTGCCATGCCGAGGCCAGAAATGCTCTTACCCAGCCTAGCCCCAAAAGGGACCAAGCTACCATTGATTTCCGGATTCCAGGGCAAATTGCAGAAGAGACCTCAGAGTTCCTGGAGCAGCACATGAACAGCGATATCACTGTCTCTGATACCTACATCAGAGCATCACGTTCACCAAAGCCTGAGCTGTAG